In Scylla paramamosain isolate STU-SP2022 chromosome 1, ASM3559412v1, whole genome shotgun sequence, one DNA window encodes the following:
- the LOC135088671 gene encoding uncharacterized protein DDB_G0283697-like, whose product MVKERGKGKPKCVSRRGRGRGRECKSKVGGPAGEVSGRGGGRCHERKRLTEDEDVEAWRGASQRTQQRILARCGDENHWDEDEDGDREEREGEEDENEAKDEEEIKEGKYKDETENKDEGSDENEDKNERKGRKTKKRTGKDETEDGDENEKDEDKDKNEEKDDEQNKENEDEEEDEENSEDEDEEGEDKKQRSKEGWDGEVGKETSLGQSQRSKPNIMNAKSKIMKEAGTVSHCPSPSPLPSLSRPHAFTPSQPLISTLSLKKP is encoded by the coding sequence AtggtaaaggaaagaggaaaaggaaaaccaaagTGTGTTTCtcgaaggggaaggggaagaggaagggagtgtaAGAGCAAAGTAGGAGGACCGGCAGGGGAGGTTTCCGGAAGAGGCGGAGGACGCTGTCATGAGAGGAAACGACTAACGGAAGATGAGGATGTTGAGGCATGGCGAGGAGCGTCACAAAGAACCCAGCAAAGAATACTGGCCCGCTGCGGCGACGAGAACCACtgggacgaggacgaggacggtgatagggaggagagagagggagaagaggatgagaatgaagctaaggacgaggaagagatcAAGGAAGGCAAATACAAGGATGAGACAGAGAATAAGGATGAGGGCAGcgatgagaacgaggacaagaatgagagaaagggaagaaaaacaaagaagagaacaggGAAAGATGAGACTGAGGATGGGGATGAGAACGAGAAGGACGAAGACAAGGAcaagaacgaagaaaaggacgatgaacagaacaaggagaatgaagacgaggaagaggatgaggaaaatagtgaagatgaagacgaggagggcgaagacaagaagcaaagaagcaaggaaggatgGGATGGAGAAGTAGGAAAGGAGACATCGCTGGGACAGAGCCAAAGAAGCAAACCAAATATAATGAACGCGAAGAgtaagataatgaaggaagcaGGCACTGTCTCTCACtgtccctcaccatcaccacttccctCACTATCACGTCCCCATGCCTTCACGCCCTCACAGCCTCTCATCTCCACGCTCTCACTCAAAaaaccttaa